The Deinococcus sp. YIM 134068 genomic interval CAGTGACAACCTCACGCTCGAATCTAAATTAAGAATTAAGCTCTGACAGCTCTGTCACAGGGCGGGGGGGCAGGTGCTGAGGGGAGAGGCTGCCCGCAACGGGTGAAAACAACGTTCATGACGGGATTTCATGGGACGAAAGTTACAGATGCGTCGGCGGCAATGGGTTTGATGCCGTGCTTTCGGCGTCGGGGACATGAAAGCGGAGTGAAGCCCTTACAGAACTCTGACAACGAATGGGGACGCGCCGGGGGGTCGGCGGGGGGGGGTCGGCCCTCTCCCGAAATTGCGGGCATGGCGACCGTGCCCTGCCACCCCGTAACGGCGTGGTAATGCGCCCGCCCGACGCTTCCCGGCGGGGAGGCGAAGGATGGACGTGACGGTCGGCGAGGTGAGGAGTCCCCAGGTGGTCAGCGTGGGTGCCCACGAGGGGCTGTCCGCCGCTGTGGTGAAGATGGATCGCCTGGGCCTGCGGCGGTTGCCGGTGCTGCACGGGGGGCGGGTGGTGGGCATCGTCACCGCCGGGGACGTGCGGCGCGGGTTGCCGAGGCTGGGCGAGCGGCCCTCCGCCTGGGACTTCACGGTTCTCGTGGGCCGGATGCGGGTGGAGGACGTGATGACCCAGCCCGCCCTCACCACGCGGACCGACGAGGAGCTGCGGGCGGCGGTCGCCCGGATGCTGGACGCCCGCATCGGGGCGCTGCCGGTCCTCGACCGCAACGGCACGCTGGTGGGGATGCTCACCCGCAAGGACGTGCTGCGCGCCGAGGTACGCCGACCGCGCCTGACCTGGGGAAGCGTGGGCCAGCACATGAACCGGGGCGTGCTCACCGTCACGGTGGACATCCCCGCCGCCGAGGCCCTCGCCCGGCTGCGGGAGGGGGGGCTGCACGTCCTGCCCGTGCTGGAGGGGCCGCACCTCGTCGGGGTGGTCCACGCCCGCGACCTGGAGGCCGAGGCCGAGCGCGGGGAGGCCGCCCACGGCGGACGTTCCCCCGACCCCCCGCCGCTTCTGCCGGGCCGGGCGGTGCGTGACCTGATGAGGCCCCCGGTCGGCTCGGTCTCCGAGGACGCCCCCATGCACCGCGCGATGGAGCGAATGCTGGAGGCCGACGTTTACGGCCTGCCGGTCGTCAGCGACGGGGGGCGGCTGCTCGGCGTCGTCACGGTGAGCGACGTGCTGACCACCGTTCTCGGGGGCTGGCGACCGGAGGCGGCGGAGGGGTGAGGGTTGACGAGTTTCCCTTGCGGGCGGTGTTCGAAGGGGGACGAACGAAGGGGAGACGGGAGAGGGGCGGTCGGCTCAAGTTCCGAGCCTCCGCCCCTTCTTCCCACTGCCCTTACCGCGACGGCGGCAAGCTGTCCAACGCCCTTGTCGTGACGTAAGGCACCAGCCCGGCAGCCCGCGCCCGCTCGTAGGTCGCGCGGACGAGGGCCGGGTCGGTCGCGTAGTCGAGGGTCAGGACGGGTTTGCCCGCCGCCCGCCAGTGCCGGTAGAGCGCAAGTTGCCCCGCCCGACGCGCGGCGTCCGTGGGCCTGTCGGTCGCGAAGACGAAGGTTTCCTCCTGCCCGGTGGCGTCCACACACGCGGCGTAGCGGGGATCGAGGATGAGGTCGGCGGCGTTCTGCGGGATGAGCAGGAACTCC includes:
- a CDS encoding CBS domain-containing protein: MDVTVGEVRSPQVVSVGAHEGLSAAVVKMDRLGLRRLPVLHGGRVVGIVTAGDVRRGLPRLGERPSAWDFTVLVGRMRVEDVMTQPALTTRTDEELRAAVARMLDARIGALPVLDRNGTLVGMLTRKDVLRAEVRRPRLTWGSVGQHMNRGVLTVTVDIPAAEALARLREGGLHVLPVLEGPHLVGVVHARDLEAEAERGEAAHGGRSPDPPPLLPGRAVRDLMRPPVGSVSEDAPMHRAMERMLEADVYGLPVVSDGGRLLGVVTVSDVLTTVLGGWRPEAAEG